Within Acidobacteriota bacterium, the genomic segment TGCGCCAGGAGCTGGGCCTGCGGCCGGGCGGATTTGGAATCATGCTGGCCTCGCAGGTCATCGACGAACTTGTCTACAACGAAAAACACAATGAGTTGATATTCGTTAAGTACGTTGACGAAAAGCCGCAGAGCTGAGTCCTTCACGCTCGAACTTACCAGCAACACTCAATGTTGATCCTCAGCGAATCAGACCTCCGCGCCGTTCTCTCGATGCGCGAAGTAATCGAAGCCGTTGAAGCAGGCTTTCGCGCGTTGGCCGGCGGCACGGCTTACGCGCCCGAGCGCCTTCGACTCGATGTGCCGGCGCATAAAGGCGTGCTGCTCGAGATGCCCGCATATCTGGGCTCCATCGATACCGCGGAAGGCAGCACGCTCGGCACCAAGATTGTCTCGGTCTTTGAGCAAAACGCGAAGCGCGGCTTGGACACCATTCAATCCGTTTACTTGCTGCTCGACAGCGAGACCGGCGTTCCGCTTGCGCTGATGGAAGGGCGACTCATTACCGCGATTCGCACCGCCGCCACTTCGGCGGTCGCAACGAAATTCATGGCGAGGCCAGGATCAAGGCGTTTGGCCGTCTTCGGCGCAGGCGTGCAGGCGGAGGCTCATATAAGAGCAATGATCGAGGTGGCGGAAATAGACCGCGTGATGATTGCATCTCGCTCGGCTGATAAGGCCGGCGCGCTCGGTGATCGCGTCCGGTCGGCCCATCATCTTCCGTGTGAACTTGTATCCGCGGAGCAAGCTGCCGCGACGGCTGATTTGATCTGTACCTGCACCTCGTCGCCCGTGCCGTTGTTCGACGGCAAGCTTCTGAACCCTGGTACTCACATCAACGCGATCGGCGCATACACTCCTACGACTCGCGAGTTGGACACTGAAACGGTGGGGCGCGCGCGAGTGATCGTCGACGCGGAGTCCGCGGCGGGACGCGAAGCCGGCGATATACTGATTCCAATGTCGCAAGGCGCGATCAACTCCGGTCACATAAAAGGAACTCTGGCAGACATTGTTTCAGGCAAGGTAGCCGGGCGTGAGTCACCGTCGGAAATCACCCTATTCAAATCCTGTGGCCTTGCGATTGAGGATTTGGTTACAGCAAGACTTGCGTATACGAGAGCGACTGCCGGAGACATCGGCACAAGGGTGAATCTGTAGATTGCGCACCTGCCTTTGTTCATCCAATTCTTCTCTTATCCAGCCACTCGGTCACGCGCGCGAACACTTCCAGCTTCTCCGGCTCGTTGAACAGCTCGTGATAGAAGCCCGGATATATCACCAACTCTTTGTCAGAAGATCCGATACGTTCAAACAGTCGCTTCGTTGCGTCGACGCTCGCGAGCTTGTCTTCGCTACCGTGCATCACCAGCAACGGCGTGGTCATCTGAGAAGCCCGCTCGGCCACCTCTTGCATAGCTCGTGTGGCTTCGGAGAACCACTTTGCGCTCACCTTGCGATTGACCAGCGGGTCCGCGGCATAGGCGCGCCCAACCTCAGGGTCGCGGCTTAGATTCGCGGGATTTATTTCGTTGTCCAATCGCATTCGCGGGGCCATCCGGGCGCCTACTCTCGCGATCATGAGCTTAAAAGCAGGGACCGGGACCGCAACTTCAATCAGCGGAGCAGAGATTATCGCCCCGGCTAGCGTACCGCTCTTTCGCTCCGCGTATCTCAACGCGATCAGCCCGCCCATACTGTGGCCGATAAGGAACAGCGGCCGTGACTCGCCGCGCGAGCGCACGGAGGCGATCATTCTATCGAGGTCATCATCGTACTCATTGAAGCTTTCAACGTGCCCCGGTAATCCGTCGGAAAGTCCGTGCCCGCGGTGATCGTAGCCGGTCACCGAATAGTGGTGAGCGACGAGGTGGTCGGTCAGCGCGCCATACCTGCCGCTGTGCTCGCCGAACCCGTGAGAGATGAGTATCTCACCGCGCGCATTTGCAACCTCGCGCCTTCGCAGATAGAGGCGTAACCCGTCACTGGTCGTAACTGTCTCTTCGATGTAGGTCATTGAACTACCTCTGTCAGAGCTTGCGATTGAAGTGGTCCGCCTCGATGTTGACTGTGATTGTGCGCCTGGGCTGGGAGTTTGTCTACGTTTGCGAGCTCGCAGGCGCCTTCGGAAATACTCGCGGCTGCAATCCGAATCGTGATTGGCTCGCGTAATGAAGTTTGACGCCAGACTGTTTGTCAGGGAATATTCGGGCTTCGATACCAATTTCAGGAGAAACGAATGAACGGCCTTTTAGGAACAGGTGCGACTCTTAGCGCGGACTTGAACCTGATTGTCCAGATAACCATGGGCCTCGCGCTCCTTGCTGGAATGTTTCTTGCCAAACGCAAAAAGTTTCGCGCGCACAAGTACTGTCAGTCATCGGTCATGCTTCTGAACCTGGTGATGATCTTCCTGATTATGGCTCCATCCTTTCATAAGCAGGTGGAGCCGCAGGTGCCCGGCGGCCTGAAAGAGTCTTACTACCTGGTGCCCAATGTGCACGCAATCCTGGGCACGATAGCTGAAGTGCTCGGGATCTACATTGTGCTGGTCGCGGCAACCAGGCTTGTGCCTAGGAAGCTTCGCTTCAAACGCTACAAACCGTGGATGCGGACCGAGCTTGCGCTGTGGTGGCTCGTAATACTAATCGGCATCGGCACTTATTACCTCTGGTACATCGCGCCAGCATCCAGCGCTCAGCCTGCGAATGTAACTTCCTCAGCCGCAGCCCCGGAAAAAGTTGCCGTAAAGATTTCAAACTTCAAGTTCGAACCCAAAGAGCTGACCGTCAAGGCCGGAACAACCGTCGAGTGGACCGACGAACAGGGCCGCCACACGGTCGAGGCCGACGATGGCTCGTTTAAGTCTGACACGCTCGCAGCCGGCGGGCAGTTCGCGCACAAATTCGACACGCCCGGCGTGTATCCCTATTACTGCAGCTTTCACGGCGACACGCACGGTGTAGACATGGCCGGAGTCGTAACTGTGACGCCTCGCGAAAAGTAAACTCAAAGAAGGAGAAACTCATGCGAAAACTCTCATTGATCATTTCGATCGCGGCAATAGCTTCTGCAGTTGCCATAGTCTCCTCGGCGGGACCCAAAACCGCTGCGAGCCGAACCG encodes:
- a CDS encoding ornithine cyclodeaminase family protein, which translates into the protein MLILSESDLRAVLSMREVIEAVEAGFRALAGGTAYAPERLRLDVPAHKGVLLEMPAYLGSIDTAEGSTLGTKIVSVFEQNAKRGLDTIQSVYLLLDSETGVPLALMEGRLITAIRTAATSAVATKFMARPGSRRLAVFGAGVQAEAHIRAMIEVAEIDRVMIASRSADKAGALGDRVRSAHHLPCELVSAEQAAATADLICTCTSSPVPLFDGKLLNPGTHINAIGAYTPTTRELDTETVGRARVIVDAESAAGREAGDILIPMSQGAINSGHIKGTLADIVSGKVAGRESPSEITLFKSCGLAIEDLVTARLAYTRATAGDIGTRVNL
- a CDS encoding lysophospholipase translates to MTYIEETVTTSDGLRLYLRRREVANARGEILISHGFGEHSGRYGALTDHLVAHHYSVTGYDHRGHGLSDGLPGHVESFNEYDDDLDRMIASVRSRGESRPLFLIGHSMGGLIALRYAERKSGTLAGAIISAPLIEVAVPVPAFKLMIARVGARMAPRMRLDNEINPANLSRDPEVGRAYAADPLVNRKVSAKWFSEATRAMQEVAERASQMTTPLLVMHGSEDKLASVDATKRLFERIGSSDKELVIYPGFYHELFNEPEKLEVFARVTEWLDKRRIG
- a CDS encoding DUF420 domain-containing protein; this translates as MNGLLGTGATLSADLNLIVQITMGLALLAGMFLAKRKKFRAHKYCQSSVMLLNLVMIFLIMAPSFHKQVEPQVPGGLKESYYLVPNVHAILGTIAEVLGIYIVLVAATRLVPRKLRFKRYKPWMRTELALWWLVILIGIGTYYLWYIAPASSAQPANVTSSAAAPEKVAVKISNFKFEPKELTVKAGTTVEWTDEQGRHTVEADDGSFKSDTLAAGGQFAHKFDTPGVYPYYCSFHGDTHGVDMAGVVTVTPREK